Below is a genomic region from Dioscorea cayenensis subsp. rotundata cultivar TDr96_F1 chromosome 14, TDr96_F1_v2_PseudoChromosome.rev07_lg8_w22 25.fasta, whole genome shotgun sequence.
GTGTTCCACTGTTGAGGATAGCTTGTTAATTTCAGTTTTTGGCCTGCATAAGTATTCCAAATCTAGTGGgtctattttgaattttattatgagttgagtgttttttaataaatctgaaGGTCTAATATAAGTgatagtttaaatattttttatcatatttttgaaattaaacttTCTTAGATAAGATCTCTGATTTCTATAAAAGAGATATGAATCTTCTTAGGAAATCAACCAATGAATTATTCTTAGCTGTCTTAAGTTAATGCTATGCTGTATTTTGAGTTTTGGTTGTCTTTTCTTTCTAAGTATGATTGCTTAGATTCTTTGGGTGAGATTGCCTTAAAGACCCTGGTGTAATTGTCTACCCTATCCTGCATCAGGAAGTTCTAGATTTCATAATTTCTTTACTAGTGATAATTTTCTTGaagtcttctttctttatttttaataggaGCAGTACACTTGACTCCTTTAGCAGTCGCATACTAAAGTTGCTAGTTGCTGATATGcttagaaattccacatgcggGTGTTTTAACCACCCCTGAAacttgttttattgttatttaaccCTTCTAGTAGTATTAATTTGTGCAATTATGCACTTATCTCGAATTTTGAATTTCTGGCTTGTGGTTGACATTGGATTACTGCAAAAAATGAGatatactatgtttttttgcaCTTCCATTTGTTCTAAAGCTGTTTTATGTTCTGCAGCTGAGGAAAATGCTTGATCTTCTGGTTCATGCTTCTCAATGCCGCTCTCCTCATTGCCAATACCCTAATTGCCGAAAAGTCAAAGGTCTTTTCCGTCATGGCATACAATGTAAAACACGTGCTTCTGGTGGCTGCCCTCTTTGTAAAAAGATGTGGTATCTCCTTCAGCTCCATGCCCGGGCATGTAAAGTGTCTGAATGCCATGTGCCGCGTTGCAAGTGTGTATACTATTCCTTTTTCAGTCAATTCATTCATCAATTCATGTATTTCTCTCTTTAACCTCTTTCTTATCCAATACCTCTGCATCTCACAGGGATTTGAAGGAGCATTTGAAGAGGTTGCAGCAGCAATCTGATTCTCGTCGCAGGGCTGCagtgatggagatgatgaggcAACGAGCCGCAGAAGTCGCAGGGAATGCTGAGTAGCTATTTGTACAGCCAGATatccttgttttctttatttggaTAAAAGATTGAAGGGAAAAGGCCCAAGGAATTGGACCTTCTGAAGAAAGATAGTAAGTGTGCAGCAGTGTGAGAGAAAATTGTTGCATGGTGCTCAGGGCAACAGATAGTGTTGATCTTCTCGTTCTCTTTGATGCTAACAGCCATTTTTGAGCAGAAATGGCTACTCTTCAGTCTTGACCTAGTAGATGATTCTTTGATTTATCCATCTATTGTGTGGCCACCTAGCCTACTGGGGGCACTTGTAGCATAAACAGTCATAATTTGTCAATTATTAGTGCAAAACATGTTCAAttatttccccttttttttttttgccccattttatttttattattattacttctcatctttttcttcctcgtcttcttcttttaattatttaattattacagATTGTAAATTTGTGAAGTAGGCATCACATGCATGTCTAGTTATTTCTTTGATGTGTGATCACCTGGCCTCATTTCCTGACTCGCTTATGGATCGTTTTTGTAGAGCACGCAGCCACCCCATGCGTAAACCCAAAACTATTTACATATGTacgtatgtgtatatatatatatatatataacctctgttattttttcctttatatatatatatatatatcctggaaattttagtgttttttgcatgtatgtatgtatatatttcccttatttattacaaaataaaaaaaaaattatggccTAAAATTTAGATATGCTGACTTTTTTAGCGTGTAGTATTTTTGttagatatataattataattaatcaatatttttttaaatatgaatttattttattaaattttaactcTAAATATAATAGTTCAGTGTTTTGTAACCACATCTGTtggttattttttcttttctctcccCTGTGCTATGTGTTGTAGAGCAGGTTCTTTTGTGGTTGTTTAGTTCTGTTTATTTGGAATGATCATGgttcatccaattttttttaaaaaaatatatataatatatatgatttttattaccTGGATACCTAGTAAATGATCAAGCATTAGTtttaagaaacataataagagtaaCAAATCTTCTGTTGTGAGTACAGTTTGCAACGAATCCTCTGTTGTGTGGGTGCAGTTTGCAACTCAAATCGCTTTTTAGTATTGTATCAAAACAAgcagcaataataataataataatattaattaatattattattattgttgttgttgatactTGATTCACCACCATCACATTCCCGTTAAAactgaaaataacaaaaagatcCTGATTCCTGACCGGGTCGCATTTGAGGAAACTGAATAACAAGTCAAAAAGGGCGGGTGTGGGAGGAAATTTCCAGGAAGACGCTGAAGATGAATTAGGAGGCATTCTTTTCCCCGTCACCACCGAGACATTGATAAACAAGAAAACGCCATCATCTTCCCTCCCTCAATTGCCTCCCTCTCCCTCTCGGATGATTTGTGCTCACACGACTTCATCTCCACCTTATGCTTATGGACAAACGAAAGACCGATTTCCTCCACATAATCAAGgtgtttctcttctttcttcttctttctctcatggctttaatctctcttcttcttctctctctctctctctctctctctctgtgtatctatatatatatatatatatatatgaagatttTTAGTTGTCTTAGATGCATATTTTTTGTCCGGTTATTTCTCCGAGGAACAAACTTGCAAACTGGTGATGTAGAATTTGACACAAGGCATATATGCTAATTATATCTTCAATTTCAGCAGTTAAATCATCAGGAAGGGCAAAGATCGGAGCTTTGTTCTTCAACTCCTTATTACTAATCCTCTTTTAATATCTGTTTGATTTACCCCGTACTTAtgctttatgtttctttcaATTTATTTGCATAGTGTTTCTTTGGCCCTGAAcagcaaaatatatatatttactttagtttgaactattttagttttaattcaaTTTAGATGATTTCAGGACCCAAAATAAACATGTAGGTATACCTGATGGACCAACTGTGAACTTTCACCAGCTGGTTTTTATGAACTGGTGATGACTTCTCATAATTCAAAACATTATTATCATTTGCTTGATTATTTCTGTGccatttaaattatgttttcttgAGCTTTTGTGCAGGTCAACCAGTGTTATTTTCTGAGATTTTTATGGTATTCAATTAATAAGCTTCTCTAAAAATTGTGAACATGGTGATATTAGAGTAAAATTAGGATTGGGGTGTGTTTCAAGCTTCCTTGGGTTAAGCTCATACTTGCTTTGTTCATCTCTCTTGTTCAGTTTCTGACCACACCAGGGTATCCATGCAATAATAAGTTTTAGGAGTAAGTTTGGCAGCATGGATGAATATGTGATCCTAGATCACGGATTGCACTCTAGTGGTTGATATaagaaattgaagaaagatGTTATGGATATTTTACAACGTGCTATTTGCTGATGGAAAAATTTATGTGCAGTGAAGTCACGGGTATATATTAAACTCGAGTGTAAATGCTGCTTAGCCTGCTTTTACCTGTATAACTCATCTGAAAAAACGCTAAGTGCAGAGTGGTTTCTAGTTATATTTGCTTTGAATATATAGTAAATGAATTTTTcgatattcaattatttttatattaatcagGAAGCAATTTTTATTCTAATCTAGTCATGAATTTGAAGGTTTTTGCTTgaacattttattaatttttaaccaTGCAAAGTTGCTGAAGGCCTGatatattgcaaaaaaaaatttcttgcatGGATTTGGGAATGAAGAGTGCCGCGTGCCTCACTTCATCATCAGCAGATACTGGAAAGGGGAAGAGTCGACAATCGGCTAATAAAGTGACACATGGGTTTCACTTAGTCGAAGGTAAATCTGGCCATAAAATGGAGGATTATCATGTTGCAGAATATAGGTATGAAAACAATCACGAGCTCGGCTTGTTTGCCATTTTCGATGGGCATTTGGGTGATGCTGTGCCTAGTTATCTGAAAGATAATCTTTTTGATAACATACTTAGAGAGGTATGTTTCTATAGTCTTGTCTTAATGATGAAAACTAGGTTTGCATTGGTGGCTCACTGATATGAGGAGCACATGCTTAAGCAATCTTATTctgtgtgtgagtgtgtgtgtgtgtgtgtgtgtgtgtgttttcattcattgagTTCTAAGTTATTGTACCACTAAAAGTTTCTTCTACCTTCTGATCAAATTGGAATTCCTTACTTTAGTTTTGTTCAGCATGTATTTAGTTCATTTCACTCAATTTACTGATGAGTTCACTTATACTACTTTGTGGCATCAACTTGATATAGATGTGATGATATTTGTTCACATGTTGCAGTCTGCCTTTTGGATGAACCCTGAAACAGCAATAAAAAGTGCCTACCGATCCACAGATAAAATTATTCTTGAAAACTCGACACGATTAGGTCCTGGTGGTTCAACAGCTGTTACAGCGATAGTTGTTGATGGCAAAGATCTGTGGATAGCTAATGTAGGTGATTCTAGGGCTGTCTTGTGTGAAAGAGGAGCAGCCAATCAGCTTACAGTTGACCATGAACCACATCTTGAAAGGAAATATATTGAAAAGCGAGGTGGTTTTGTGACAATTCTTCCAGGTATCTGTTTTCACTGAAACCATTGACCTCATCTAATAATTAGTGTTTCATGGCCATAATACATTTTGCTGTTGGTAGGTGATGTTCCTCGTGTTAATGGCCAGCTTGCAGTTGCACGTGCATTTGGTGATCAGAGCTTGAAAGCACATTTAAGTTCAGAGCCTGATGTGAGACATGTCCCCATAGATTCCAGTATGGAGTTTGTCATACTTGCAAGTGATGGATTATGGAAGGTTTGTTACTTGACCTCCTATTCTCTTGTTGTATTTGCTTGCCTGTGTGGGATTTACTTCcttaatattgaaattaaatttgtagGTGTTGGTAATTTTGTTTGTTCAACCCACTTCTAATGCTTCATGTGTAAGAATGTCATTCTCTATTTGAAGTAAATAGAGGTAGCAATATGAGAAGATTACCTCATATGTTAAGATAGGTTTCATGTTAGTGTCATCTCCctgttttttctttctagtAGGATATCAAGCTAGCCTATCAACAGAAGTAGACTATCAAGTTAAGAAAGATATTAATCTTCAGAGCAAGTGGACTTTTTTTCTGTTCAAAGGGAAGAGTATATCATGCTAGCTTACCGATAAAAGCTGACTATCaccaaaaatgagatttcaaaTTTCCTTCGGAGCAAGTGGACTTATTTTTAGTTCAAAGAATAGGGTTAGTACTACctcagtttatcttttattatcaGTCTGAATCATTTTAGACATCCTTTGGGATCAAAATCATAAGACCAAATATGGATGGGACCAAGA
It encodes:
- the LOC120275739 gene encoding probable protein phosphatase 2C 44 isoform X1 translates to MLMDKRKTDFLHIIKSAACLTSSSADTGKGKSRQSANKVTHGFHLVEGKSGHKMEDYHVAEYRYENNHELGLFAIFDGHLGDAVPSYLKDNLFDNILRESAFWMNPETAIKSAYRSTDKIILENSTRLGPGGSTAVTAIVVDGKDLWIANVGDSRAVLCERGAANQLTVDHEPHLERKYIEKRGGFVTILPGDVPRVNGQLAVARAFGDQSLKAHLSSEPDVRHVPIDSSMEFVILASDGLWKVMKNQEAVDLIKNIKDPQSAAKRLTTEALTRKSKDDISCIVIRFRC
- the LOC120275739 gene encoding probable protein phosphatase 2C 44 isoform X2; this encodes MKSAACLTSSSADTGKGKSRQSANKVTHGFHLVEGKSGHKMEDYHVAEYRYENNHELGLFAIFDGHLGDAVPSYLKDNLFDNILRESAFWMNPETAIKSAYRSTDKIILENSTRLGPGGSTAVTAIVVDGKDLWIANVGDSRAVLCERGAANQLTVDHEPHLERKYIEKRGGFVTILPGDVPRVNGQLAVARAFGDQSLKAHLSSEPDVRHVPIDSSMEFVILASDGLWKVMKNQEAVDLIKNIKDPQSAAKRLTTEALTRKSKDDISCIVIRFRC
- the LOC120275739 gene encoding probable protein phosphatase 2C 44 isoform X3 — its product is MEDYHVAEYRYENNHELGLFAIFDGHLGDAVPSYLKDNLFDNILRESAFWMNPETAIKSAYRSTDKIILENSTRLGPGGSTAVTAIVVDGKDLWIANVGDSRAVLCERGAANQLTVDHEPHLERKYIEKRGGFVTILPGDVPRVNGQLAVARAFGDQSLKAHLSSEPDVRHVPIDSSMEFVILASDGLWKVMKNQEAVDLIKNIKDPQSAAKRLTTEALTRKSKDDISCIVIRFRC